The sequence TCTCACCAGTGGTTGTGCTCTGTTCTGCAGCAGCTTCAGATATGTGGGTACTCATCTGGCTTATTTCTAAAATTAATGCCTGAATTTCTTCCATAGAACTATTTGCATTAGATGCTTGAGCAATAGAGTTTTCCATATCCCCCATGCAGCTTTCAATCATATGACTGGCGGATTTAGAGCTAGATTGAAGATTACCTATCATACTTTCTATTTCAGTCGTAGATTCCGTGGTTTTTTGTGCTAATACGCGGACTTCATCGGCAACAACAGCAAATCCTCTACCTTGTTCCCCTGCACGAGCAGCCTCGATTGCTGCGTTAAGCGCCAGCAAGTTAGTTTGCTCAGCTATCCCTTGAATGACGTCAAGAATAGAGCCAATTTCACTACTCATTTGTTGTAGTTCAGATACCGCTTCTACGGATTCAGTTAATCGAGATTCCAGTTGATTAATCGTAGTGATGTTTTGGTTCATTACCTCTCGACCGCTGTCAGAAGCACTTTCGACCTGATGTACCTTCTCTAATGAGTTGAGAGCACTTTGAGATACTTCTGCTACGGAATGCGCCATCTCTGTCATTGCCGTCGCAACATTAGCCGTCTGTTCTCGTTGGCTATTAAGTTGGCTTTGCGCATTATTTGAGGTGGTTTGGTTTGTGGTTGATGCATTGGTCAGATCACGCGAGGCGCTACTGAGTTGCTGTAAGATATTATGCAAGTTGTCCGCTAGAGTATTGATATGTCCACTCACTCGACTAAATTCGTTGTTATAGCGAATATCGATACGCTTGGTCATATCCCCATCGGCTAGGCTTTCTAATGTAGCAAAGATGCGAATAAGTGGTTCTCTAACGCTATGAGCAAGATGATACCCGATGACAATAGCTAAGATGACGACGACGACACCAATGATGCTCGCTTGCAAGCGTCCATCGGTATAAATACTCTCCGCTTCTGATAGCGTATCGTTCAGCTCTTCCGTTGCGACGTCATTAAATCCGGCAAGCAGCGTCATGGTTTGGTCAATCTCAGACGCGAGGTTCTCTATATTTTGATATAGATTTTCTTGAGCAAGTAAAAACGCAGAGTGTTGATCCAATACGCCACCTTTTTTACCTATATCTTTTGTGAAC is a genomic window of Vibrio algarum containing:
- a CDS encoding methyl-accepting chemotaxis protein; its protein translation is MKGSVIRRMYAGFSILVIMFIATVVIMLNGMSNIHSMFSTVTEKSLPLVSLSNQTSVKLLSADKAFKDFLTTQNVERMEQNKRSFKQAQDSFQVIFNQLETASSSYPSLQSNVNQLKELETSYFAVAQEAMGNYQDMFIAQEQVRKSTRDYQRLHSDLTVGMKDFVDDQSSISIKLLAKSYFLKLKKAEMVTSDALASDDLEFVAKAFAENKKSVAQLVYAYQGLTTQLPSLKSTFDKSVEGFTKDIGKKGGVLDQHSAFLLAQENLYQNIENLASEIDQTMTLLAGFNDVATEELNDTLSEAESIYTDGRLQASIIGVVVVILAIVIGYHLAHSVREPLIRIFATLESLADGDMTKRIDIRYNNEFSRVSGHINTLADNLHNILQQLSSASRDLTNASTTNQTTSNNAQSQLNSQREQTANVATAMTEMAHSVAEVSQSALNSLEKVHQVESASDSGREVMNQNITTINQLESRLTESVEAVSELQQMSSEIGSILDVIQGIAEQTNLLALNAAIEAARAGEQGRGFAVVADEVRVLAQKTTESTTEIESMIGNLQSSSKSASHMIESCMGDMENSIAQASNANSSMEEIQALILEISQMSTHISEAAAEQSTTTGEIAQSLEGINHIADDSYQAMSQIASVSDNLSTIAQEQESLVSRFRL